In Lolium perenne isolate Kyuss_39 chromosome 5, Kyuss_2.0, whole genome shotgun sequence, the sequence aaacatccagctcagcagttttagtcggaaaacatacacgatccagaaatgaacaagtaaaggaggtaaaagacttaaGGAGTGAACcgtatgctttatttcattgatcatgtatcataacTATTACAATGTATGTAAtgcaaaaattgctaagtgtggaaaggacgtagttgtgctaTATTCCAAGGACGGGTTGTTTCATTGTATACGTCATCCGGATCCTCCCTCTTGTGTTTCCACTGCCAATTGGTTGGTCTATCCTTTAACTCGCGGATATCAATGAGGTAGTAAGATCCGTTGTGCAGAACTTTGCTCacgatgaaaggtccttcccatgaagattgcaacttatgctctttcacctgccgaaggcggaggaccaagtcatcTTCCTTAAACGAGCGGATCCGgactcgacggctatgatagcatcaaagtttctgctggtagatggtggaacgttggtcagctaggttccgagcttcttcgagcaGGTCCACCGATATTTGGCACtttgtttttttaagggaacaatagAACCTATTTATCAACTCACCTATTCATTTTTCATCAATAGTTAAATTAATGTTTTACCAACCTTGGCCCTGTAATTTTTAAGGGAATAAggaactattttttttttgccaaCCATGGTAGTGTGTTCTTATCAACACATATGTTATGGATTTTTTTCAACCTTTTTTTGTGTTCATGCTTTTTCATGATACAAATGTTGGCCGTGTAGTATTCTAAGGGAATAAGGGAAACTATTTTATCAACCCACCTATTCACTTTTTATCAATAGATAAATTAATGTTTTACCAACCTTTTAGCCCTATGATTTCGAAGGGAATAAGGTAACTATTTTTTTATACCAACCATGAAATTCTGTTCTTACCGGCCAACACCTATGTTATGGTTATTACCAACCATTTTTGGGTTTCCTACTTTTTTTATTATAAAATTTTGGccctttgttttttaagggaacaagggaaccttttTATCAACCCACGAGTTCACTTTTCTTCAATAGGTAAATTAGTGTTGTACCAACCTTAGCCCTGTATTTTTTTGGGAATAAGGAACTAACTTTTTTACCAACCATGAGAATCTGTTCTTATCAACACATATGTTATGGATATTTATCGACCTTTTTTAGGTTCATGCTTTTTCATGATACAAATTTTGGCCATCTAGTATTCTAAGGGAATAAGGAAACTATTTTATTAACCCACCTATTCACCTTTCATCAATAGCTAAATTAATGTTTTTACCGACCTTAGGCCTATGATTTCTAAGGGAATAAGGGAACTATTTTCTTATACCAACCATGATATTCTGTTCTTACCAACACCTATGTTATGCTTATTACCAACCTTATTTGGGTTTTCTTCTTTTTTATTATACAAATTTTGGccctttgttttttaagggataaGGGAAGCTATTTATCAACACACCAATTCACTTTTCATCAATAGGTAAATTAATGGTTTACCAATAATTAGTCCTGTGATTTCTAAAGGAATAAGGGAACTATTTTTTTATACCAACCATCATATTCTGTTTTTACGAACACATATGTTATGCTTATTACCAACCTTTTATTGGGTTTCCTCCTTTTTTATTATACAAATTTTGGCTCTCTGTTTTTTAAGGAAACAAGGGAAACTATTTATCAACCACCTATTGACTTTTCAACAATAGGTAAATTAATACCAACCTTTAGCCCTGTGATTATAACGGGATAATGAAACTGTTTTTTATACGAACCATGATATTCTATTCTTACCAATACCTATGTTATGCTTATTACCAACCTTTTTTGGGGTTCCTATTTTTTATTGTACAAATTTTGGCCCTTTGTTTTTTTTAATGAAACAAGGGAACCTAATTATCAACGTACCTATTCACTTTTCATCGATAGGTAAATTAGTGTTTTACCAACCTTTAGCCCTGTGATTTATAACGGAATAAGGGAACTATTTTTTATACCAACCACCATATTCTGTTTTTACCAACACCTATGTTATGCTTATTACCAATATTTTTTGGGTTTCTCCTTTTTTATTATACAAATTTTGGTCATTTGTTTTTTTAAGGAAACAAGAGAACCTATTTGTCAACCCACCTATTCACTTTTCATCAATTGGTAAATTAATGTTTTACCAACCTTTAGCCATGTGATTTCTAAGGGAATAAGGGAACTATTTTTTTGTACCAACCATGATATTCTGTTCTTACCAACACCTATGTTATGCTTATTACCAACCTTTTTTGGGTTTCCTCCTTTTTTATTATACAAATTTTGTCCCTTTGTTTTTTAAGAAAACAAAGGAACCTATTTATCAACCCAACAATTCACTTTTCATCAATAGGTAAATCATTGTTTTTACCAACCTTAGCCCTCTAAATTTACCAATAATGGTAGTCTATTCTTATCAACATCTATGGGATGAATTTACCTACCTTTCTTTTCGAATAAGGAAATTGTGGGACAAGGGAATTGTTTTTTCTACATATTGCAAGTTGTAGTTCATTTCATTTGCAAGTGGATTCGGCTGCTCCCCTTCTTTTTTTAACCCTAAAATTTCACTAGTCCAAAAAAGGAATGAAAAAAAAGAAAACTAATATATAGAATTTTCTTGCATAACAAATAAAGGGAATTGCACGATCCCACATGGAAAAACGAAGCAAATTAACGTACGTCTTCAAATCCACGCGCAACTAAAGGGAATTTGTTTCATGTAGGCGCGGTTCAAGTCAAATCCCGTACGGCAAGTAACCTGCGCGTGGTCCACAACGTGCTAATCACATACGACACGTAACTTACCACGAAAGGAGATCCGATAGTACCCGTTTTTGGAACGTCCACTCCAGACTGTCATAAGCCTTCCTCATATCCAACTTGAATGCGCAAAACCTTGTTGAAGTCACATTCACCACAACCAAGGAAGCGAAGAATCCGCCTTTAAGTGCCTCATCATCTCCCAAGTCTTGTAATGAAGGCTTCTGTTTGCTTCACTGTACCAACAGGTTAGCCTCCAAATATCTTCATGAACCTCCATGCCAATGTGCTACTTAGATAAATTCCTCATGTTTAGCTTAAGAGGGTTCCTCCAGTAAACACGGAGACCTCCACTACGACCACAGCTTCCCACACCAAAAGCGTGATCAAACCCCCTATTTGACAAGGGAACTTCACCCATTTCATTGACCTTCGAACCGCTCTTGCCCTCCCCTTTCACTTTCATAGTGGTCTTCTTTGGCCGGCCCACTCATTTCACTCTCAAGCTCTCTGAGAAGAGAGAATCCGATTCAAGATGTTTCGAATTCAGCCTTTCCTTCATGTTCGTGCTTAATATTAACACCAGACGGCTCGAGATCATCAATTTTGAAGTGAGAAGAGAAGGATCCACTCTTCCCCAATAAATAAACTATCAACCATAGTATTAGAACAGATGCTTCTAGGAATTGGTACAACTGAAATTTATCGCACCACCTCATCAGGGATAAAAAAAGCTAATAAACTAAGATGCCAATCCCTATTAAGCCTCAATCAATAGATTCTGCCCTCTGCCCAAAGCAGACCGAAAACAAGTATCGATCTGCCTGTACAATCGGACCAATTGACTTGGCATACGTCTCTTATCCACAGGCATGCTTTTTTAGTCTCTAGTGGGCTTTGCCCGCCTCTCGTGGGGAACGTATTGTTCTAGTCAAACCATGCCCTAAATCGTTATTCCTTTTCGGTAGATCCTTTTTTCTGTGTCAGAACCAGATTTGAACTGGTGACACGAGGATTTTCAATCCTCTGCTCTACCATTTTGTTATTTGCATTTGGGGGGTAAAGCTTATCTTCTAGTCATTGAGTTCGCAGAGATTAGAGTTAGTAGAATTGCCTGATGTCTCCAATTTGAGGATTGAAAAAGCTTTAAAGAAAAGGAAAATGACATGCACATAGTAACCATTATACTAATCTGATGTGGATAATGGACTATGCATACTGTGGATGTAGGAATATGTAGACGCGTTTTCTCCAAATATGGGTTATCAGAAACAGATCGCGTGCTAAGCCTCTGGCGGTCGACCGCCAGCTAGGACTGCCCCGTAATAGTACATGTATAATGTGGATACGTACTAATAATGGTCAGGTTCATTACGTATTTGCTAGTTTCTAAGCCCAACGCTTGTAGCAATCTGTGATCCATCTAGTTATGATGTCACCGAAGCCCAATAGTAGTAAATAGCCCATCTGCCTGACTGCCCGTGATTGCCCATCGATGCTCGCCCCTgaatcaaatccaagatcgaTCTTGGTAGGGTGCATGCCGCCGTAGCTGCTGTACAGGCACCAAAGCAATAGTGAATAAAGCGGTCGCCGAGGATCGTCCATCGTTGCCCGCCACCGATAGTCCAAGGTTCGCTTGGTTGCCCGTTTGCAGATCGTCCACACTACCACCCCGCTTACCAAACAACCCTCGCCAGTCGCCACTGTCCCGCTAATTCACAAGTACACTATACACTATACTATGTGATAGCTAATCTGATCTACCTTTTCTTAGTTTTGGAATGACTCGTTAGTACCAAACAAATAGATATATAATACATAGATTGCTTTTTCGCGCATACTGATTCACTCACAAATCTGGCTTGCTATTGAAAATTAGATCTGATCGTTGGTGAATTATTTGGACTTAAAGTGGTAAAAGCATTATTTCGTCACACTTTGTTCAATAAATATCTAAGTCAATGTTTGGAATAATTTGTATTCACCTAATATTACTGCTAAACATACCTTGATATCTATTTTATTTTGGACTTGATATCCTGATATAGTACATTCGATTTAAGCTCATCATAGTTTCGCCCCCCTATACCCaaatcctggctccgcccctgAGCATTCTACAAGTTTTCTGTTCTCTACACTTTGGATGAGTAGACCAACAATGAGAACAACCGGGGTGCTATTGAGTATGACATATGAGTGGCACAAAATATTTAGTTATGACATGTTTCAATTGCCGGATAAAAAGAGGAGGAAAATGAAACTGAGCGATACCAAGTAGGATTGAGCAGGTCTGCAGAAGAAGGGAGTTGATACGTGCATTTTACATCATCAATGTTGTGACTCATATGTGACTCATATGATTAGTTTTGAATGCATATTTGCCATCCGCGTTTGCGTTTGTACTGCGTTTCTTAAAAAAACTAACATAGCTACAGTCACACAACGAGAGCACAAACTTTAAAATCATCACAAGCAACACAAATGCCAGCACATAATCAAAATCAACGACAACAACAAAACGTTACGGAACCCCAAATCGTACACATGAAAAAACACACGTGGATTAAACCATTCGAGCAGCCATGGGCGGAGCCAGCGTTGTAATTTGGGTGTACACATCACCAAAAAATCAACAACCGACATGTTACAAGACTTTCGTAATAATTGTTTGCAAAAGACAACATCTCACAAGTCATGTTCCTCGCCTGCCTCGCCTCTCGGAACAGCAACACTCTCCCCTCTCTAGGTCCTAGCGACTACACCACGACGACGCACGCATTGCACAGCCCATCAACACCATGCTTCCGTGGCTCAGTTAGTTAGTCCGCAGAATCGCAGATCGACTGCTGTCGGTTGTCCGTAGTTGCACCTCGCACGGCTTCGAGCTCTCAAAAAACAGCGGCGCCTGTAACATAGTGTGCTGAGCGCTGTCATTGACTCGTTGTGTTGAACTGCAGATGAGCAATTGGTTAGGAATGGCTAATTGGATCCTTGTAAGCGAGCATACTAATAGTATTAGGCTTTCTACGCTTTGCATTGATGGGCCAAATAGTTGTTTGTTTAGTCCTTGGAAAAGCTATCAACCTACAACATATACGTACATACTATTTCTTTTTGGTAAAAATAATAGGTGTACATCCATGTATCTATGTAGCTCCACTTATGCGAGCAGCACACGTGTTGCGCTAGCATTAATTCTCAAGGCGACGAAAAGAATTGTAAAAAAGGAGAAAAATCAAAGTCCTCCAACTCTGAGAAGTGTATGTATGTGGCGCGGGCTCTCTAGGGAGTCGATCCGCTGAGGAGCTAGATAGAAACTGAATCCTATTTGGTTTAGAATTTGGGTCTGACCTGGTTTGGGCGCTGGTGTATTTTGTACGTGCATATAAAGCACGGAGGTAGACCGTAAGGTGGTGAATTTCCCCAAAGAATCGACCACCTAAAAAAAGGAGGTTTTTGGGTTAGAGAAAAACCGACTCGGTTCGGTTCGGTTGTCCATCCATCTCATCATCAACAATACATAAGAGTAGGAAGAAGGGATTGATTGAGGCTGTTGTTTTTTCATGGcacgccgcggcggcggcggcggctggatcTCCCTGCCGGCAGAGCTCATCAACGAAGTCTCCGACCGTCTGCCGGCCGACGTGGACCAAATCCACATCCATCAGGTATGTTCCCACTGGCGCGCGTCCACCGCCCCGCTCGCAGCCTGCCGTCCCTGGATCGTCGCCGGCCACGACCGCCACCGCGACCATTATAGCGTCGTCAACCCCATCGGCGACCACTCCTTCTGGCTGCCCCGTGGTGGAACAAGGATCCAACCCCGGGCCCATGCCCCGGCGGGCGTTCCCTACTGCTGCGGTATGCCCCGCGGCTGGCTCGCTCTCACCGACGACCTGCGATTCCCCACCAGGCTCATCCTCTGGGATCCCCTCTCCCAAGCTGAGATCCCTCTGCCCACTCTCACCACCGTCGCCCAAGTGTTCCTCTCCGGAGACCCCCTCACCTCGCCATCGTGGATGGCGATTGCGAGCCAGAAAATCCCCAACGTAGAACTGGGGCAGAggttgttcttttggcgtccaggCGATGCAGCCTGGACCTCTCAACTCGAGTACCCCAACGGCAGGATCGAAGGCGCCGCCTTCCACCACTGCAGGTTCTACATCTCCACCATGAACATGTCACTCGACATCTTTGATCTCCAGCAGCATCCTCCCAAGCGTCTCCGGAGGATATACCTTTATCCTCCTCTGCAAGCGCGGTGTCGACGCTTCCCTGGGAGGCCGAGGCCgcacgtggtggcctgcaacaacCAGATGTTGCTCGTCATGGTGTACCGTGGGCTATACAACGCCATAGTCTTCGCAGAAGTGTACTCTCCGGATTGGGCTGCGCAGCCCCTCGACCTCCAGGAGAAGGTGACAGATCTTGGCGACTACTCGCTCTTCCTGGGCCGAGGTGACACTCTTGCTCTCTCCGCAAAGGAGTTCCCTGCCACCAGGAGAAATTGTGTATACTTTGTGGAGCACGATACAACCAAGCATGATCGGTGGCTTGTTGTCTTTGATTTGGTGTCAAACGCTTTGGAGCGAATTCCCCACCCAGAAGACCAGAGGGAGGGCGGCAGCAAAACCAGTGGCTGGTTGGCCTATTCTTGGTTCTGTCCCAGAAGACCCTTTGTGAAGCTAATTAGTGAATTTTAGCAGCAACAAGCTCTGTATGAATTTATTTTATTTGTAATACAATCATCATTTTGGCAGCAACAAGCTTTGTATGAATTTATTATTTACAATACAATCATCATTTTAGCAGTAACAAGCTTTCTATGAATTTATTTTTTATTACTTGGTTGATTAGGAGGATAATtttttcatattagagtgacctcCTTTTTAGACAGTCTGAACATCACCAATAATAGATGTTGTCGCCCCAGATATTGGACCCGACAATTATGAGATGCGGTACTCCTCCAATCAATCAATCAAACATAAATTCAACTTCTGCATTTTCTATAGAACTATTGTACCAATTCTCTATATATCTTGAGCGCTTGCTAATTATTATTCTAAAGTCAGATTAGCTCAACAGGCTTATCTTTAGGTCAACCCTTTTGTTCTTTAGATTCTGAGCAAGTTTCGTGTTTTGGATAGAACATTGCATCATTTATCATGTTTGTATTATGGCTAGGATAAAGGTGTATATGGATTCTTGTTAGTGGCGAATGACATTGGATGACTGTAATATCATGGTTTATTGTTTATGATGATGAACCTATCTTTACAGTGAATCTCGTGAACTGCATGCCTTCTAATTTTTCTCAAGTTGTCACCAGGCCACATGTCTAATTCTACCTTCAAGTATAGTTTTCCAATTTGTATGGAACATGTAGACTTGTAGGAAAGATTAATACGGAGTAGTTACTAGGGTTAATTGGATCTATGCCACTACAATTTTCATAGATTGGAaaaatgccattacaaaaacacaAGTTGAAAATATGCCACTCCAACTTTGTTATACCTCTACCTATGCCATTTGTTCCAATACCAGTCTATATAAAACTCTTATACTCCCGTATGTACATGTATACTTATGTACAAATACTTAAAAAAAATCTCTCGCTTATGAGACCTCTATCCCGTGGAAAGAGCTGGCTCAAAGTGCACTAATTTTCCCTGCTCGGCCTCAGGAGCGCGGAGGAACCCTAGCGCTGCAGCGGCCGGAGTCGCTCCCTCGCGCGATGCGGCGGCCGTAGGAGCCACGGCTGGAGGCGCTCCCTGGCACGACGCGGAGGCCGGAGGAGCCTGCGGCTGGAACCTCCCTCCCTCACGCGACGCGGCGGCCGGAGGAGCCCGTGGATGGAGAGCTCCCTCACGCTACACGGCTGCCAGAGGAGCCCGCGGCTGGAGGAGTTATCGCGCTCGCATCCTTACGCGCTCGGCTAGAGGAGCTAGCGCGCTCCCTGCTGGAGGCCCCAGGGTGGATGACATGATGCACCTGCTCCATGAGTCCTTGTCCTGTTGTCCATGGAGTCGCCGTTGGCCAAGTGCCTGTACGAGTCCTAAAATTAACATAAAAATCTGAACGGTAGACGGGTAATAGTTTGTTTGAGTTCCTGTATTTTTTCAGGTTTTTCTTTTCTGAGCAGTTCAATTTTTTGGCTAGAATTTGATTTTTTTTGGTATCATATATAAAGACCCGTAGTGTAGTCAATACGGAGATACAGATCTAAATACACGTATATTCAGAGTTGTTATTCTTTTAAGTGAAGAAGATGGCATGTATACAAGTATGAGAGAGTTGTAGTGGCATATTTCCAAGTtgtgtttttgtaatggcatttcTCCAATCCGTGAAAATTATAGTGGCATAGATCCAATTAACCCTAGTTACTAATGTAGCTGGCAATGATTCACTGCTGACAAGGGAGTCAGATTGAGAATTGAAGAACCTGAATGAATTATATCTAGCCAATCTAAAGAAAACAACTGTGCAATACTATGTGGCTTCCCAGGGCATGTGGACTTTTTCACCACTAGTTATCCTACCCTATGCCGCTGACTCTGGGGCCTGCTTCTTGCTGGGCCTGCTTTGATAGAGAGTGTGCCTCTATATTCGAAAGTGTTAGTAGTAACAGACACGTTTTCTGTACCTGTGGTCTCTGGCTTCCCCCGTTACATTGGTCCTCTCGACCATGACGAAATCGGCTCCTGCTCCCGCAGCAACCATAGCTCGAGAGCATCACCCAAGAACCATGAAGTAGTACAAGTGATTAAGTAGCAACTTTATTTCTTTTCAGCCTATAGCTTCACTTTGCATTTTGTTTGGTGTAActattgttttctttttcttcagcCTTTGTGTTCATTAGAACCTCAAATGGACATGATGCTATTGGATTCAAGTCACAATTCAATGATGATTGCATTTGAGTAATCAGGTTCTTATGTAATATGTTGATTTCTTTACTTAACTATTTTGTTGTCTAGATGCGTTGGTTACACTAATTTTGCAATTCCTGTTGCCTAGCATTTTACAATtgtaaggagttcaatgaatatttctttGGGATGATGCACGAATgaagcgacgaagaaatatatgaggaatgaagaacaaattcattcatcgtggggtatcctaatcttcatgttggccatacattacgtgcgtcttgtatttttttcagcttagtttgtcgtgaacattaacaacgttattggctgttgtatgcagtttatgtattatacttagttttctgattatgctgctgtgaatttatcatatactagcttatatatttgctactagatttgctgctatATTGggaaaaaaacgagggccaaaaggcataaataattgaagaaagacaaaaatagaagcttctctactaATTTAGTGAAAAAGACTCTtttgagaaagaggggaaaaagtgctcttaaaaatgtcaatttgagccgagagagacaaaacccagctctcacgtacaactaaacacggcctcgtcctgtcccacgcggtcccttcctaccagtcccacacgtcagcacggaacattCAACTAAACGGAtttcttccgtccgagctccttctgtgggtttcagacaaaggcttgggaaaaactgaggaaaaactaagaggctgaagaaaactgagtacaactaaggatccgagggcatgaaaatagaaatccctttttaaTTTAGTTCTACCATAAATAAGTTATTTTTGCAATTTGTCTTGCCTCTTGTTTAAGGAGGCAATGGAAGAATCGGAGCCTTCCTTAATATTTGATTCCTTATTTCACAATCAAATATACCAATGCTTTCATGTACCTAATTTCTGAAGTATTTGAATGCCTGCACCTTTTTGTCTTCAGTTTCTTGAATGGCTTAGAACACAACATTGGTGCTGCTTCGATGAGATGGGCTTTGTGATGCTTGTCACAGCTTACGGAAAGTTGGGAGATTTTAGAAGGCAGAAATTTTCCTGGAGCATATGAACAAGAACTGTTGTTAGTGTTTCTTTCCTGCTATACAATAGAAAACGAATTTATACTGTCATTTGTCTGGTAGATTATTCTTAGTTGATCAATAGGGTAACAGAGAAATTATCAACAGCTACCGTGCCGCTGAATTGTCCATCCCACGTACAGTAGCTTGCATTTTAGCCAAAATATTTAGTAATTTTCTTGTATCTTCCTTCTCATATGTGTACTGTGGTTATTGTAAACTGTGTATACACACAACATTTGAAATGCGTTGTGTGAACACTGTATTTTGAATGATTTTCTGatttttgaattgaattttgaaattctatgTGTCCTGAGCTTGTTTGAGCTGCAGGTTTTGTGTGATTATTATATTCTGAATTTTGGATGTCCCCTAATAGCTTTTCGGGCACATTTTGGATGTGCCATAATAACTTTTTGGAGCATATTTTGGATGTGCCCTTAAAACTTTTTGGGGCACATTTTAGATGTGCCCTCAAAACTTTTTTGGGCGTATTTTAGATGTACCCTCTAAACTTTTTGGGGCACATTTTGGATGTGCCCTCAAAACTTTTCGAGGCACATTTTACATGTGCCCTTAAAACTTTTCGAGGCACATTTCAGATGTGCCCTCAAAACTTCAAGGGGCATGTCTAAAATGTGCCCTAAAAGGTAGACCTATGAGGGTAAATTTTTGAAGTGCCGTTAATACTTTCCGAGTAGCAAGTAAATTCGGCACATTTTTTTGTGCCCTTAAAATTTTTGAGGGCATATTTTTTACATTTAAAGGCACATAAAAGTGTCCTCAAATCCCTACCATGATGTAGTGACTGTTGCTTAATTGTTTGGAACAACCTTCTCCACCGCATTTCCCCATCTCCTCCCTATCCTGCCCCCACCTCATTTCCATTCCATACTTGGAGATCTCGACCTCCTTGATTCTACGAAAGTAGCAGTCTTCCACATGCAAGATTGCAATCCAATCATACACCTTGCTTCAGATagggaaataaaaaaaaaactgaGAATAAATagggaagaacatgttgatgggaAGCGATGTAAGCAT encodes:
- the LOC127299341 gene encoding uncharacterized protein codes for the protein MARRGGGGGWISLPAELINEVSDRLPADVDQIHIHQVCSHWRASTAPLAACRPWIVAGHDRHRDHYSVVNPIGDHSFWLPRGGTRIQPRAHAPAGVPYCCGMPRGWLALTDDLRFPTRLILWDPLSQAEIPLPTLTTVAQVFLSGDPLTSPSWMAIASQKIPNVELGQRLFFWRPGDAAWTSQLEYPNGRIEGAAFHHCRFYISTMNMSLDIFDLQQHPPKRLRRIYLYPPLQARCRRFPGRPRPHVVACNNQMLLVMVYRGLYNAIVFAEVYSPDWAAQPLDLQEKVTDLGDYSLFLGRGDTLALSAKEFPATRRNCVYFVEHDTTKHDRWLVVFDLVSNALERIPHPEDQREGGSKTSGWLAYSWFCPRRPFVKLISEF